A genome region from Thermomonospora amylolytica includes the following:
- a CDS encoding solute symporter family protein, whose product MSHETLAILLFLAFVGGTLAITVWAGRNTKSASDFYAGGRSFSGVQNGLAIGGDYMSAASFLGIAGLIALYGYDGFLYSIGFLVAWLVALLLVAELMRNSGKYTMADVLAFRMSPRPVRTAAGVSTITVSIFYLLAQMVGAGALVALLFGFTSDFAKGATIVLVGALMIVYVVVGGMKGTTWVQIVKAVLLMGGATLVTLLVLTKFGFNLSTLLRDAAEQSGKGEAFLEPGLRYATEAQGLAGKLDLISLGLALVLGTAGLPHILIRFYTVPTARDARKSVLWGIGIIGSFYLLTLVLGFGAAALVGTAEIAEANPAGNTAAPQLAQEIGEQIFGEVGGTVLLAVIAAVAFATILAVVAGLTLASSSSFAHDLYAHVFRRGQATEREEVRVARVSAFVIGAVAIVLGIFAQRLNVAFLVALAFAVAASGNLPAILYSLFWRRFNTAGAVAAIYGGLGSAVLLVIFSPVVSGSEKALFTGSDWSIFPLENPGIVSIPIGFLCGWLGTVLSKEHNAAKYAEIEVRSLTGAGAEQAVTH is encoded by the coding sequence GTGAGCCACGAGACCCTGGCGATCCTGCTGTTCCTGGCGTTCGTCGGCGGCACGCTCGCCATCACCGTGTGGGCCGGCCGCAACACCAAGAGCGCCTCGGACTTCTACGCCGGCGGCCGGTCGTTCTCCGGCGTGCAGAACGGGCTGGCGATCGGCGGCGACTACATGTCGGCCGCCTCGTTCCTCGGCATCGCCGGGCTGATCGCGCTGTACGGCTACGACGGCTTCCTGTACTCGATCGGCTTCCTGGTGGCCTGGCTGGTGGCGCTGCTGCTGGTCGCCGAGCTGATGCGCAACAGCGGCAAGTACACGATGGCCGACGTGCTGGCGTTCCGGATGAGCCCCCGTCCGGTGCGCACCGCCGCCGGGGTGTCCACCATCACCGTGTCGATCTTCTACCTGCTGGCCCAGATGGTCGGCGCGGGCGCGCTGGTGGCCCTGCTGTTCGGGTTCACCTCCGACTTCGCCAAGGGCGCCACCATCGTGCTGGTCGGCGCGCTGATGATCGTGTACGTGGTGGTCGGCGGCATGAAGGGCACCACCTGGGTGCAGATCGTCAAGGCCGTGCTGCTGATGGGCGGCGCCACCCTGGTCACCCTGCTGGTGCTGACCAAGTTCGGGTTCAACCTGTCCACCCTGCTGCGGGACGCGGCCGAGCAGAGCGGCAAGGGCGAGGCGTTCCTGGAGCCCGGCCTGCGCTACGCCACCGAGGCCCAGGGCCTGGCCGGCAAGCTGGACCTGATCAGCCTGGGCCTGGCGCTGGTGCTGGGCACCGCCGGCCTGCCGCACATCCTGATCCGCTTCTACACCGTCCCCACCGCCCGCGACGCCCGCAAGTCGGTGCTGTGGGGCATCGGCATCATCGGCTCGTTCTACCTGCTCACCCTGGTGCTGGGCTTCGGCGCCGCCGCCCTGGTGGGCACCGCGGAGATCGCCGAGGCCAACCCCGCCGGCAACACCGCGGCGCCGCAGCTCGCCCAGGAGATCGGCGAGCAGATCTTCGGCGAGGTGGGCGGCACCGTCCTGCTGGCGGTGATCGCCGCGGTGGCGTTCGCGACCATCCTGGCGGTGGTGGCCGGGCTCACCCTCGCCTCGTCCTCCTCGTTCGCCCACGACCTGTACGCGCACGTGTTCCGGCGCGGCCAGGCCACCGAGCGGGAGGAGGTCCGGGTCGCCCGCGTCTCCGCGTTCGTGATCGGCGCGGTGGCGATCGTGCTCGGCATCTTCGCCCAGCGCCTGAACGTGGCGTTCCTGGTGGCGCTGGCGTTCGCCGTCGCGGCCTCCGGCAACCTGCCCGCGATCCTCTACAGCCTGTTCTGGCGGAGGTTCAACACCGCGGGCGCGGTCGCGGCCATCTACGGCGGCCTGGGCTCGGCCGTGCTGCTGGTGATCTTCTCCCCGGTGGTCTCCGGCTCCGAGAAGGCCCTGTTCACCGGCTCGGACTGGTCCATCTTCCCGCTGGAGAACCCGGGCATCGTGTCGATCCCGATCGGCTTCCTGTGCGGCTGGCTGGGCACCGTCCTCAGCAAGGAGCACAACGCGGCCAAGTACGCCGAGATCGAGGTCCGCTCCCTCACCGGCGCGGGCGCCGAACAGGCCGTCACCCACTAG
- a CDS encoding glycine-rich domain-containing protein: MTTILAPTKNPRDYVTPEIWDREIALLTRDNPFDVVMAERILGQAIAYLITAMNHQGEPLGVGQLVDYGVHALILDTRVYREFCHRHNNGKFLDHIPEIERKCDGTVERTARVIEAEGFEVDWPLWQHDFAKCSPCAPGTNPH, from the coding sequence ATGACGACGATTCTCGCGCCGACCAAGAACCCGAGGGACTACGTCACACCTGAGATCTGGGACAGGGAGATCGCCCTGCTCACCCGCGACAACCCGTTCGACGTGGTGATGGCCGAGCGCATCCTGGGCCAGGCCATCGCCTACCTGATCACGGCCATGAACCACCAGGGCGAACCGCTCGGCGTCGGTCAGCTCGTGGACTACGGGGTCCACGCCCTGATCCTCGACACCCGGGTCTACCGGGAGTTCTGCCACCGGCACAACAACGGCAAGTTCCTCGACCACATCCCCGAGATCGAGCGCAAGTGCGACGGTACCGTCGAGCGCACCGCCCGCGTGATCGAGGCGGAGGGCTTCGAGGTGGACTGGCCGCTCTGGCAGCACGACTTCGCCAAGTGCAGCCCGTGCGCCCCGGGCACCAACCCGCACTAG
- a CDS encoding ABC transporter ATP-binding protein — protein sequence MSEPSALQVTDLTVKFAGITALDHVGFTVEPGSIHAVIGPNGAGKSTCFNVLSGVYRATSGSVRFGDAELTRMAPHQIAALGVARTFQNIALSKLQSVENNIMLGRHRLTRAGFLGSGLRLPAARREDRRHRERVREIARYVGVAQYLDAPVGMLPYGVQKRVELARALAMEPRLLLLDEPVAGMNGGERRQMAEVIVAARADLGISILLVEHDMGMVMRLADEVTVLDFGRKIASGPPAVVQSDPEVIRAYLGEQAAKEQENA from the coding sequence ATGAGCGAGCCGAGCGCGCTGCAGGTCACCGACCTGACGGTGAAGTTCGCCGGGATCACCGCACTCGACCATGTCGGTTTCACCGTCGAACCCGGCAGCATCCACGCCGTCATCGGCCCGAACGGTGCCGGCAAGTCCACGTGCTTCAACGTGCTGTCGGGCGTGTACAGGGCCACCTCCGGCAGCGTCCGCTTCGGCGACGCCGAGCTGACGAGGATGGCGCCGCACCAGATCGCGGCGCTGGGCGTGGCCCGCACGTTCCAGAACATCGCGCTGTCGAAGCTGCAGAGCGTGGAGAACAACATCATGCTCGGCCGGCACCGGCTGACCCGGGCCGGTTTCCTGGGCTCCGGGCTGCGGCTGCCGGCGGCCCGGCGGGAGGACCGCCGGCACCGCGAGCGGGTCCGCGAGATCGCCCGCTACGTGGGCGTCGCGCAGTACCTGGACGCGCCGGTCGGGATGCTGCCGTACGGCGTGCAGAAGCGGGTCGAGCTGGCTCGCGCGCTGGCGATGGAGCCCAGGCTGCTGCTGCTGGACGAGCCGGTGGCCGGGATGAACGGGGGCGAGCGCCGCCAGATGGCCGAGGTCATCGTGGCCGCCCGCGCCGACCTGGGCATCTCGATCCTGCTGGTCGAGCACGACATGGGCATGGTGATGCGGCTCGCCGACGAGGTGACCGTGCTGGACTTCGGCCGCAAGATCGCCTCCGGTCCGCCCGCGGTGGTGCAGAGCGATCCCGAGGTGATCCGCGCCTACCTGGGCGAGCAGGCGGCCAAGGAGCAGGAGAACGCATGA
- a CDS encoding branched-chain amino acid ABC transporter permease codes for MTTFLELLVNGVSVGSVYALIALGFVIIFKATEVVNFAHASLLLVGGFAVAKLVDPLGFWPALLAGVAIAAVVAALVEVLVLRRSRAGDHHVLAIVTIGVDILITTELTRQIGTDVLSMGDPWQSTVIEFAGISVPQTRLAALVTAATLITCFLLAFRFTNWGVAMRVAAEDRETAALMGVRLNRVSLGAWAVAGALAAVAALFLTVFPTPGLDRSTSLVALKAFPAAILGGLDSTTGALVGGLIIGLTESLASGYQNDLTFLGRGIGEVAPYLVMIVILLIRPAGLFGTRELARV; via the coding sequence ATGACCACCTTCCTGGAACTGCTGGTCAACGGGGTGTCGGTCGGCTCGGTGTACGCGCTGATCGCCCTCGGTTTCGTGATCATTTTCAAGGCCACCGAGGTCGTCAACTTCGCCCACGCCTCGCTGCTGCTGGTCGGCGGCTTCGCGGTGGCCAAGCTGGTCGACCCGCTGGGCTTCTGGCCGGCGCTGCTGGCCGGGGTGGCGATCGCCGCGGTGGTCGCCGCGCTGGTGGAGGTGCTGGTGCTGCGCCGGTCCCGGGCCGGCGACCACCATGTGCTGGCGATCGTGACGATCGGGGTGGACATCCTGATCACCACCGAGCTCACCCGCCAGATCGGCACCGACGTGCTGTCCATGGGCGACCCCTGGCAGAGCACGGTGATCGAGTTCGCCGGGATCAGCGTCCCGCAGACCCGGCTGGCCGCCCTGGTGACCGCGGCCACCCTGATCACCTGCTTCCTGCTGGCGTTCCGGTTCACCAACTGGGGCGTGGCGATGCGGGTGGCCGCCGAGGACCGGGAGACCGCCGCGCTGATGGGCGTGCGGCTGAACCGGGTCTCGCTGGGCGCCTGGGCGGTCGCCGGGGCGCTGGCGGCGGTGGCGGCGCTGTTCCTGACCGTCTTCCCCACCCCCGGGCTGGACCGGTCGACCTCGCTGGTGGCGCTCAAGGCGTTCCCGGCGGCGATCCTCGGCGGGCTGGACTCCACCACCGGCGCGCTGGTCGGCGGGCTGATCATCGGGCTCACCGAGTCGCTGGCCAGCGGCTACCAGAACGACCTGACGTTCCTGGGCCGCGGCATCGGCGAGGTCGCCCCCTACCTGGTGATGATCGTGATCCTGCTGATCCGGCCGGCCGGGCTGTTCGGGACGAGGGAGCTGGCCCGTGTCTGA
- a CDS encoding branched-chain amino acid ABC transporter permease, producing the protein MAAIPFYAEAFLLQAGLFAMAAAIGAIGLNLLTGSTGQLSMGHAFFLAVGAYGYVYFAGDSGHELTGLGLPTPVAAVLAVLLAGIAGGLFSPIAGRLRGTYLGIASLALIFIGQHILHNAHAVTGGANGRDVPPLEVAGFSFGDTPELVVLQVPFRALEKLWFLALVLLVLAAWIARGILNGRPGRAMNTIRDHEIAAGVMGVPVARYRAAVFVVSSMYAGLAGVLLAMAFRRTVPDYFGLLLSLEYLAMIVIGGLGTVAGAVIGAVFVSMLPPLFTRYADGLPLIAAPGSGGVSPAEASRILYGAIVVAVVLFLPGGLMGLWHRLRASTASRRKSTPSPRMKPEEQAA; encoded by the coding sequence ATGGCGGCGATCCCGTTCTACGCCGAGGCGTTCCTGCTGCAGGCCGGGCTGTTCGCGATGGCCGCGGCGATCGGGGCGATCGGGCTGAACCTGCTGACCGGCTCCACCGGGCAGCTGTCCATGGGCCACGCGTTCTTCCTGGCGGTCGGCGCGTACGGGTACGTGTACTTCGCCGGGGACTCCGGGCACGAGCTGACCGGGCTGGGCCTGCCCACCCCGGTGGCCGCGGTGCTGGCGGTGCTGCTGGCCGGGATCGCCGGCGGGCTGTTCAGCCCGATCGCCGGGCGGCTGCGCGGCACCTACCTGGGCATCGCCTCGCTGGCGCTGATCTTCATCGGCCAGCACATCCTGCACAACGCGCACGCGGTGACCGGCGGCGCCAACGGGCGGGACGTGCCGCCGCTGGAGGTCGCCGGGTTCAGCTTCGGCGACACCCCCGAACTGGTGGTGCTGCAGGTGCCGTTCCGGGCGCTGGAGAAGCTGTGGTTCCTGGCGCTGGTGCTGCTGGTGCTGGCGGCCTGGATCGCCCGCGGCATCCTGAACGGCCGGCCCGGCCGGGCGATGAACACCATCCGCGACCACGAGATCGCCGCCGGGGTGATGGGCGTCCCGGTGGCCCGCTACCGGGCCGCGGTGTTCGTGGTGTCGTCGATGTACGCCGGGCTGGCGGGAGTGCTGCTGGCCATGGCGTTCCGCCGGACCGTGCCGGACTACTTCGGGCTCCTGCTGTCCCTGGAGTACCTGGCCATGATCGTGATCGGCGGGCTGGGCACGGTCGCCGGAGCGGTGATCGGGGCGGTGTTCGTGTCGATGCTGCCCCCGCTGTTCACCCGCTACGCCGACGGCCTGCCGCTGATCGCGGCACCCGGCTCGGGGGGCGTCTCCCCCGCCGAGGCGTCCCGCATCCTCTACGGCGCCATCGTCGTCGCCGTGGTGCTGTTCCTTCCCGGCGGGCTGATGGGGCTGTGGCATCGCCTGCGCGCGTCCACCGCCTCCCGCCGGAAGTCCACCCCCTCTCCCCGAATGAAACCCGAGGAGCAAGCAGCATGA
- a CDS encoding Rv1733c family protein, whose protein sequence is MRRPEGGRAPTRLGRLRRRFGFDRNGMRRRVDRAQWAVGVVLTAVFLLTAPLLAVWAGSWAYDSGMRAERHQHATRWEVTATVTGPGGVTGDRYLHKTVQATWRAPDGSVRAGRIPAWKNAEAGAHRQIWVDRSGDPVARPRPHSRTLVDTAYAAGGGALGVGLPLLGVYWLVRRRCDRIRYALWDAEWARIDPHRIS, encoded by the coding sequence ATGCGCCGGCCAGAGGGCGGCAGGGCGCCCACCCGGCTGGGGCGCCTGCGGCGGCGATTCGGCTTCGACCGCAACGGGATGCGCCGGCGGGTCGACCGCGCCCAGTGGGCGGTGGGCGTGGTGCTCACCGCGGTGTTCCTGCTCACCGCTCCTCTGCTGGCGGTGTGGGCGGGCTCGTGGGCGTACGACTCGGGGATGCGGGCCGAGCGCCACCAGCACGCCACCCGGTGGGAGGTGACGGCCACGGTGACCGGGCCCGGCGGCGTGACCGGCGACCGGTACCTGCACAAGACCGTGCAGGCGACCTGGCGGGCCCCGGACGGCTCGGTCCGCGCCGGGCGGATCCCGGCGTGGAAGAACGCCGAGGCGGGCGCCCACAGGCAGATCTGGGTGGACCGCTCCGGCGACCCCGTCGCCCGGCCCCGGCCGCACTCGCGCACCCTGGTCGACACCGCGTACGCCGCCGGCGGCGGGGCGCTGGGCGTGGGGCTGCCGCTGCTGGGCGTCTACTGGCTGGTGCGGCGGCGCTGCGACCGGATCCGGTACGCGCTGTGGGACGCCGAGTGGGCCCGGATCGACCCGCACCGGATCAGCTGA
- a CDS encoding ABC transporter ATP-binding protein, with protein sequence MASGTLAVGGLSVSYGKAVQALREVSLEVPEGTVTAVLGANGAGKSTLLRAISGTLPFHRGAIDAGTVTLGGRTLSGLKPHAVVAAGVVQVPEGRRIFGRLTVEENLRAGALGARDRSGVSAARERVLELFPVLAERARQRAGLLSGGEQQMLAMGRALMARPRVLLLDEPTLGLAPLMAERIGECIAEINRQGTAVLLIEQNAALALRLATTAYVLEVGRVTLSGPAGELAATDEVRRRYLGLGDDEDAALEFKRPPALERWAG encoded by the coding sequence ATGGCGAGTGGGACACTCGCGGTCGGCGGACTCTCGGTGAGCTACGGCAAGGCCGTGCAGGCGCTGCGCGAGGTCTCCCTGGAGGTTCCCGAGGGCACGGTGACCGCCGTGCTGGGGGCCAACGGTGCGGGCAAGAGCACGCTGCTGCGGGCCATCTCCGGGACCCTGCCGTTTCACCGTGGCGCGATCGACGCGGGCACGGTCACCCTGGGCGGCCGCACACTGAGCGGGCTCAAGCCGCACGCGGTGGTCGCCGCCGGGGTGGTCCAGGTGCCCGAGGGACGGCGCATCTTCGGACGGCTGACCGTGGAGGAGAACCTGCGGGCCGGGGCGCTGGGCGCCCGGGACCGCTCCGGGGTCTCCGCGGCCAGGGAACGGGTGCTGGAGCTGTTCCCGGTGCTGGCCGAGCGCGCCAGGCAGCGGGCCGGGCTGCTGTCCGGCGGCGAGCAGCAGATGCTCGCCATGGGCCGGGCGCTGATGGCGCGGCCCCGGGTGCTGCTGCTGGACGAGCCGACGCTGGGGCTGGCCCCGCTGATGGCCGAGCGGATCGGCGAGTGCATCGCCGAGATCAACCGGCAGGGCACCGCGGTGCTGCTGATCGAGCAGAACGCCGCGCTGGCGCTGCGCCTGGCCACCACCGCCTACGTGCTGGAGGTGGGCCGGGTGACGCTGTCCGGCCCGGCCGGCGAACTGGCCGCGACCGACGAGGTCCGCCGCCGCTACCTGGGCCTGGGCGACGACGAGGACGCCGCGCTGGAGTTCAAGCGGCCGCCCGCGCTGGAGAGGTGGGCCGGATGA
- a CDS encoding PucR family transcriptional regulator: MPVTPDQDLAAVAGAASRRLLERLDDLIERVIAEIVADDPAYTDFVPHDDLWQTIHRILRESIDHMARRALGEEPVVTTAVVIGRRRAEQGLPLESLLRAFRVGGRICWEAMIEVVSEADPGSLPVLLRFASIVWHTNEMQSNAVSESYRRTESELLRRSGERMAALLDALLEGRGADGGLAKAAAAALDLPMNGRYAVAVLRSPRRDDGFERPERVGGLRFVWRMRADADVAVVELGGLEPQDVAAALRPLFTGQAGISPAVDGLAALGRARWLAEVALQTCRPQDHRIVRLDERLPAALVVSQPELSGYLGDTVLGPLDALDPADREVLLETLATWLDCEGSAARTAGRLYCHRNTVFNRLRRLEQLTARSLHRPRDVVELALALDALDLVAPDNPRERRTA; the protein is encoded by the coding sequence ATGCCCGTTACGCCTGATCAGGATCTGGCCGCGGTGGCCGGCGCGGCGTCGCGGCGGCTGCTGGAACGGCTCGACGATCTCATCGAACGGGTGATCGCCGAGATCGTCGCCGACGACCCCGCCTACACCGACTTTGTGCCGCACGACGACCTGTGGCAGACGATCCACCGGATCCTGCGCGAGAGCATCGACCACATGGCGCGCCGCGCGCTGGGCGAGGAGCCGGTGGTCACCACCGCGGTCGTGATCGGCCGCCGGCGCGCCGAGCAGGGCCTGCCGCTGGAGTCGCTGCTGCGCGCGTTCCGGGTCGGCGGACGGATCTGCTGGGAGGCGATGATCGAGGTCGTCTCCGAGGCCGACCCCGGCTCGCTGCCGGTGCTGCTGCGGTTCGCCAGCATCGTCTGGCACACCAACGAGATGCAGTCCAACGCGGTCTCAGAGTCCTACCGGCGGACCGAGTCGGAGCTGCTGCGGCGCAGCGGCGAGCGGATGGCGGCGCTGCTGGACGCGCTGCTGGAGGGCCGCGGCGCCGACGGCGGGCTGGCCAAGGCCGCCGCCGCCGCGCTGGACCTGCCGATGAACGGCCGGTACGCGGTGGCGGTGCTGCGCTCGCCGCGCCGCGACGACGGCTTCGAACGGCCCGAACGGGTCGGCGGGCTGCGGTTCGTGTGGCGGATGCGCGCCGACGCCGACGTGGCCGTGGTGGAGCTGGGCGGGCTGGAGCCGCAGGACGTGGCGGCGGCGCTGCGGCCGCTGTTCACCGGGCAGGCCGGGATCAGCCCCGCGGTGGACGGGCTGGCGGCGCTGGGCCGGGCCCGCTGGCTGGCCGAGGTGGCGCTGCAGACCTGTCGGCCGCAGGACCACCGGATCGTCCGGCTGGACGAGCGGCTGCCGGCCGCGCTGGTGGTGTCCCAGCCGGAGCTGTCCGGCTATCTGGGCGACACGGTGCTGGGCCCGCTGGACGCCCTGGACCCGGCGGACCGGGAGGTGTTGCTGGAGACCCTGGCGACCTGGCTGGACTGCGAGGGCTCGGCGGCGCGGACCGCCGGCCGGCTGTACTGCCACCGCAACACCGTCTTCAACCGGCTGCGCCGGCTGGAGCAGCTCACCGCGCGCTCGCTGCACCGGCCGCGCGACGTGGTGGAGTTGGCGCTCGCCCTGGACGCGCTGGACCTGGTGGCGCCGGACAACCCGCGGGAGCGCCGCACGGCCTGA
- a CDS encoding ABC transporter substrate-binding protein produces the protein MKSTLRKTAVSLTALVLAATAAGCASDKATGGSGGTGADGVKQGPGVTDKTIKLGLATDLTGVYAPLGKSITNAQQLHFEEINKAGGICGRTIEAVVRDHGYDPQKAVSIYSELSGSVLALPHFLGSPMVSAVKQRIESDKIFTIPSAWTTALLGNQYIQVTGTTYDVDMINGVQWMLDKKMIKSGDKIGHVYFEGDYGGSALRGAKYAAGKNNLTIVEQKIKATDNDMSSQVAALNQAGVKAILISAGPRQAASLAGIARSRGMKQPILGSNSAFSPQLLATAAAPALTQGFFIATAGAPMSADLPAIKKLAADYTKKYPGQPLDSGVVNGYGGAKIVTEALKKACEAKDLTREGLIKAHRANNAFNDGLGTPMDFSYWDKPATRKTYITQPNKEAPGGVVIVQQATESELAKTYQAPVGTF, from the coding sequence ATGAAGTCCACCCTTCGCAAGACGGCGGTGTCGCTCACCGCGCTGGTGCTGGCCGCCACGGCGGCCGGCTGCGCCAGCGACAAGGCCACCGGCGGCTCCGGCGGCACCGGCGCCGACGGGGTCAAGCAGGGCCCCGGCGTGACCGACAAGACCATCAAGCTCGGTCTGGCCACCGACCTGACCGGGGTGTACGCCCCGCTGGGCAAGAGCATCACCAACGCCCAGCAGCTGCACTTCGAGGAGATCAACAAGGCCGGCGGCATCTGCGGGCGGACCATCGAGGCGGTGGTCCGCGACCACGGCTACGACCCGCAGAAGGCCGTGTCGATCTACAGCGAGCTGAGCGGCTCGGTGCTGGCCCTGCCGCACTTCCTCGGGTCCCCGATGGTCAGCGCGGTCAAGCAGCGGATCGAGTCCGACAAGATCTTCACCATCCCGAGCGCCTGGACCACCGCGCTGCTGGGCAACCAGTACATCCAGGTCACCGGCACCACCTACGACGTGGACATGATCAACGGCGTCCAGTGGATGCTGGACAAGAAGATGATCAAGTCCGGTGACAAGATCGGCCACGTCTACTTCGAGGGCGACTACGGGGGCTCGGCGCTGCGCGGCGCCAAGTACGCCGCCGGGAAGAACAACCTGACCATCGTCGAGCAGAAGATCAAGGCGACCGACAACGACATGAGCTCGCAGGTCGCCGCGCTCAACCAGGCCGGGGTCAAGGCGATCCTGATCAGCGCCGGCCCCCGGCAGGCCGCCTCGCTGGCCGGCATCGCCCGCTCCCGCGGGATGAAGCAGCCGATCCTGGGCAGCAACTCGGCGTTCTCGCCGCAGCTGCTGGCCACCGCGGCCGCGCCGGCGCTGACCCAGGGCTTCTTCATCGCCACCGCCGGCGCCCCGATGAGCGCCGACCTGCCGGCGATCAAGAAGCTGGCCGCCGACTACACCAAGAAGTACCCCGGCCAGCCGCTGGACAGCGGTGTGGTGAACGGCTACGGCGGGGCCAAGATCGTCACCGAGGCGCTGAAGAAGGCCTGCGAGGCCAAGGACCTCACCCGTGAGGGCCTGATCAAGGCGCACCGGGCCAACAACGCCTTCAACGACGGCCTGGGCACCCCGATGGACTTCTCCTACTGGGACAAGCCCGCCACCCGCAAGACCTACATCACGCAGCCCAACAAGGAGGCCCCGGGCGGCGTGGTGATCGTCCAGCAGGCCACCGAGTCCGAGTTGGCCAAGACCTACCAGGCTCCGGTCGGCACCTTCTGA
- a CDS encoding RDD family protein: MSGRSVLVRRSPSRRPSPGRPRSVPRPPQAPPVASTAPVGRRFAAWLIDALLVAAIVAGIGSLTYARLVDYVSTQGTAVAAAGVFELIGSQGDVAGAARAAGQKAWDDAVGIVVQGFAALIVLQLLYQFAALQFAGRTLGKGLLGLRVRGGDGARPGVGRSLLRSTVTTASESGLYSVACILLVLGQFLLSFAVWAAAVVLFLFNALPMLGGRRRTLADRVSGTTVERAAVLRTATEAAQAAAESARRLGRRAKERVSAGETPAVPEPQPLAQPGYAHLEPPAPPGQVPPPPAQPGYAPPPPGTLPPPGPTPYP, from the coding sequence CTGTCAGGAAGGTCCGTTCTTGTACGGCGCTCTCCCTCCCGGCGGCCCTCTCCCGGGCGCCCCAGGTCCGTTCCCCGTCCCCCGCAGGCGCCGCCCGTCGCGTCCACCGCGCCCGTCGGGCGCAGGTTCGCCGCCTGGCTGATCGACGCGCTGCTCGTGGCGGCGATCGTCGCCGGGATCGGCTCCCTCACCTACGCCCGGCTGGTCGACTACGTCAGCACGCAGGGCACGGCGGTGGCCGCCGCCGGGGTCTTCGAGCTGATCGGCTCGCAGGGCGACGTGGCCGGCGCCGCCCGCGCGGCCGGGCAGAAGGCGTGGGACGACGCGGTCGGCATCGTCGTCCAGGGCTTCGCGGCGCTGATCGTGCTGCAACTGCTGTACCAGTTCGCCGCCCTGCAGTTCGCCGGGCGCACCCTCGGCAAGGGCCTGCTGGGGCTGCGGGTGCGCGGCGGGGACGGGGCGCGTCCCGGGGTCGGGCGGTCGCTGCTGCGCTCGACCGTCACCACGGCGTCGGAGAGCGGCCTGTACTCGGTGGCCTGCATCCTGCTGGTGCTCGGGCAGTTCCTGCTGTCGTTCGCGGTGTGGGCGGCGGCGGTGGTCCTGTTCCTGTTCAACGCGCTGCCGATGCTGGGCGGCCGGCGCCGCACGCTGGCCGACCGGGTGAGCGGCACAACGGTGGAACGCGCCGCCGTCCTGCGCACCGCGACGGAGGCGGCGCAGGCGGCCGCCGAGTCGGCACGCCGTCTGGGCCGCAGGGCCAAGGAGCGGGTCTCCGCCGGGGAGACGCCCGCCGTCCCTGAGCCGCAGCCCCTCGCCCAGCCCGGCTACGCACATCTGGAGCCGCCCGCGCCGCCCGGGCAGGTGCCGCCGCCTCCCGCGCAACCCGGATACGCTCCGCCGCCCCCGGGCACCCTGCCGCCGCCCGGCCCGACCCCGTACCCCTGA
- a CDS encoding DUF485 domain-containing protein, translating into MTVDKDAGGVQTPYERVQRTPEFQELRRRFRAFAFPATVAFLAWYLLYVVLSGWARGFMGTQVVGFINVALIFGLLQFVSTFLIAWLYSRHAERKLDSMAADLAAQVEGGHK; encoded by the coding sequence GTGACCGTCGATAAGGACGCCGGCGGCGTGCAGACGCCGTATGAACGGGTGCAGCGCACACCCGAGTTCCAGGAGCTGCGGCGCCGCTTCCGCGCCTTCGCGTTCCCGGCCACCGTGGCCTTCCTGGCCTGGTACCTGCTGTACGTGGTGCTGTCGGGCTGGGCCCGCGGCTTCATGGGCACCCAGGTGGTCGGGTTCATCAACGTGGCGCTGATCTTCGGCCTGCTGCAGTTCGTGTCCACGTTCCTGATCGCCTGGCTGTACTCCCGGCACGCCGAGCGCAAGCTCGACTCGATGGCCGCCGACCTGGCCGCCCAGGTGGAAGGAGGCCACAAGTGA